The Centroberyx gerrardi isolate f3 chromosome 13, fCenGer3.hap1.cur.20231027, whole genome shotgun sequence genome contains the following window.
AAGTGGCGCTACAGAAAGCGAGTCGCAAAATGTATTCTCTGCAGGCATTCACTGCAAATGTCATTTCAAGCTTAACCTAATTATGTTAATTTGCTTATCCTGTTCAGTTGGGAAGCCATCTGCACAGAGTAGTTGAACACTCACATAATAGTTGTCATTGATCTGGACCATTGGAGCATTCACACAGGCACCCAGGCATTCTACTTCTATTAGCGTGAACATCTTGTCTGGTGTGGTCTCTCCAACCTTgatacctgtggaaacacaaTTGAAGACATGCTATATGTTTCGCCTAATCTACTTTGACGAGCAGCAGATTGGGTTACTGAAACTACCAACATTGGTAACACAGGCAGTGCAACCTGACATTACACTGCTGTAACACAATATGTGAACCATAACAAAAGTGTAACCTCACTATTTGGTTGATTAAAAGAACACACAATTATGAGCTCGCTCTATTAGACGCTACACAGATTCAATCAGTTACTTGTCTTGCCAGTAAAATTCTTCTGGCTTGAGTCCAGACTTGCACTTCTTCTTATTTGCTTAGGCTTAACTGCCACAGTACACTGTTGTTTGAATAGCACTGACAACTGTATATTTACATGTTTGTTCCCAATTTCTGTTTATCTCAAATATACACAATAAAAAAGATCTGTTTTCATCAACCGCTGCATCTCTTTCATTGGGGTCCCGCTGTAAAATGGACGATCGCTCTCTTACCCAGTTTGTTTTGGATGGTCTCCAGGATGCTGTCCGAGTTGCAGAGCATGCAGGGTGTTGTTGTGCAGATCTGAATAAAGTACTTTCCCACTGGCTGACGCAGGAACATGGTATAGAATGTCGCTACTTCATACACTCTCATTGGAGCGACTTCCAGCACCTCTGCCACCTGAAGGAATGCAATTGTATACATTCAAATGAGGTTCTCTTAAACGGTACTGAAGAGATATCCTCTAGAAATATAGTCTGACTTTATTGAGACACTCAAGATACATTATGGTGCCATTACAGTTTATCAGAATGCATTGTTTTGCGTTTACAGCCCAGTACATTGCCATTATATTCTATTCATACAACTTTCTTCAACACTTTCATATACTGGATAAAGTTAATTATTTTTAATACAGCTGCATTTTCAGTACATTTTGTCTGCAGTCGCTGGCAGTGACCTGCCCTTTGATACAAAAATGTTAAGCCAGAAAAAAATCATCTCATCCCAACACTCACACAAAGCAATTATAGGGCTGTTACAGCACAACTAGTTCAAATATTGTGATATCAGAGTCCATATAAGAGCAGTTTTTGTGCAATTTTTTGCTCCTAGAACTGGCATCACACTGCTCTACACTgctacaaagaaaaaaaaaatcaaggggAATCACTGTACCTTGTTCATGACTGAGATGGGGAGCCATCCATGCTGCCTCTGGGCTAAATCCAGCACTGGGATGGTGGCTGCTTGCTTGTGTCCAACTGGGTACATTGAAATGATCGCCTCAatcctctaaaaaaaaaacacaattctttcAGCAAGGGTGTGGACTTACAAAGAACTAAGAATCATTGCATTTCTCCTTTGTGCTACAACACAGATTTAAACTGTAAAACGATGTTCATGCAAAAACATGACCTGCATAGATATTTACCGCTCAACTCGGATGTCACACTTACCTTTTTGTTCTCCTCAGTAAATTCAAAAGGAGTGTCAGGGTTGTTGTCAGGCGTATCTCTGTGCTAAAACAGAAAGAGCATCATGTTAAGCAACAGTTAACTTTGTGTAAACACTGTCCACCAAATGCAAACATCAATAGTcgtattcaaataatattagcCAGCcaatatatatatgttaaatCCTATTTCTGAGGAATATGATCCAAAAGGTGGATAAATTGGTATTATGGGTCGATTTTCACATGAGAACAATCATGTTCAAGTGGGAGCAGCAGGTTTATGAGTAATAtctaataaaatatgaataactCAACATGTAAGCCCAGAGGGGAACAGGTACTCTCATCCGACCATGGACAAAAGCCTCACCACACATAACAATTACATAAGTCACTTCTGCCTCTGCACACACTGCCCCCTTGTGAGGAGGAAATATCACCAATGTCCTCTTCAAAAATCTGTAATAATAACCTTAAACTTGATGGCCTTTGTGTTTAAAGATGTCAACGACAAGCTGACATTCCTGGTTGAGGAAGTGTAGTTTAAAGACAGTTCAGCCAAACAATAATTTTTCCCCCCAAAGACAGATCAAATACGTCATCATTACCATCGAGGGACTGTAACCATGGCATGTTTCCATTACATGAGCATATCACCTGTGATGTTTTTGTCAAACAGAATGGCTGAAAGGCTCCATCAGCTGGCTCACTGGATAGATTAGGAGCTTTTGACAGACCAATAGTTTAGGATTTATTTCAACTAATATCGAGGTTGCCAAATTACCATATCCCTGAATTATATATACGTTGATCGTccgtttaataataataataatcgttTTATTACCcaagtttgcacatacaagaaATTTGACTCGATGGGGTACTCATATAGCTCACATTAAAcagaacaatttaaaaaaataaataaaaacagaaatttagGAAATAGGTCTCTTTTCTATACAATATGTACACGGCCTTCGTTAGAGCCTGACTGATTGCACTGATAGGAAGCTATGGATGTCAGTGATAGaaaaaattaagagaaaaataGACAGATCTAGACAATACTGCACCTTCTGAGCGTTTTGAATTAGAACGtcacaagggggaaaaaatctaaTTGACGAGCACAGTGGTCCTCTGCGCCTGTCTTCGGGGgcccagagtactgctggttttctagtCTGCCAGGTAGTTGAGTGCATTCACCTGTTGTCCCAGGTCTAAACAGTCCCTGATTAGACAGCTAAAACGAAAGCTGCCTggcagaatagaaaaccagcagtactctgggcCCCCCGAGGAATTTAGGACCACTGGTCTAATAGATCCTGAGTGAATTATAAGATAATATAGCGCAATAACAATCTAAATCTTACTGTAGTTCACCAATTACATAAGTAGCTGATTCAGTTTGTCCTAGTATGTCCAGTTTAACAATGAAAGCCAATTCTGTGGTGCTCACTAGAGATGAAACAATCAAGCCTGACTACAAATCACTGGTTACTCTCTGTCCAATCTCGTCTGCACATCTGTATGTCTTTTGGCACTGAGACGTCACTTACCACAAAGATGCCGCCGGCTCCAGCACGTGCAGCGGACCGGTGCAGACTCCTGACCTGCCTGGCctgtaaacacagagagaaacaaagaaggCTGTAAGACCTGGGAGAATGATGAAATGAGTTCTGACGTCTACTTCAATACAAATAACATtcactttaatttattttaagaagGGCTGAGCAACATATCAAATTCTTATTGATTGcaatattaaaagaaaatatctaCATTGCAAAGGCTGCAGTATGGGAATTTTAACTCTTCACAATCTGCGAGTGAAGTAGTGACAATGGAATCATCAGTCTTAATACAATAAACACTGTGTAGTCTGAGGAGATGACTGACACAGAGGACTGGCCATCAGTGGTAAATTCTATTGGAGATACTGCCACAATATCCCATAGAAATAGTGAAAAGTGTTTCAAGCCACACGAGAAGGTAAAACAGACTTAAAACATTTACTAGATTAAATAAATTAGATTTATGTCTAAATAAATAGATTGCAAGTCGCATCACAACTGCCAGATCTATTAAAATGATCATAATGTGACGTTTTGTCCACATCATGCCACCTGAGTTTTTATTAATAAGGGGCTTTGACCATAACAAAAATGATAGTCTGACCTGACCCTGGAACATTGGTTTATATCAAAGTATCTGTTAAAATTTAACGTATCACAATGTTGCCACAGTGAATAAACTCACATAATGTGGCCATTTTCATAAACATTTCCACAGTCAGAGGATTGACATCTAGTTAACGTAGTAGGTTGGGTCCTTAGGCACCATATTTTTTTAACTTGTCGTTGCacccaaaaaaagaaatgtgtacCCACATGTTTGCATTGCAACAATGTATGTTACCGTTGCTGCTGCCAACATAGGTTGTTAACCTTATCTTACGTAAagtggctaacgttagccagtGGGATAATATGGTATATTAACGTTAATTCTAAATCTTTAGTGCTCATGTCCTTCGTGATCTGTCCTTTACAGGGATTATTCATATTTGCCTAATGATCACCTTAACGTCTGACAGCTGCAAGGTaaaccagctagctagctaatgttagctaacgttagcggcCTGCACAGCTTGCCCTTGTGAGGTGTCATAACATTTTGTGTCTAAATTAACGCAAAGGGGCTTCTAAACCTTAACCTAAATGCAAGAAGAATAACACAACTATACCGTTTGCGACACAGCAGACCGAATAGCAGCAGACAAAAACATCTTGAAGCGACTTTTGTCCCGGTGTGTTAACACTTAAACGGGACAGCGATGGCCGACATCAACACACAAGCGTTATCACTCTCGATTAAGAGGGTCTGACGTATGACGCATCGTCAGTCGCAGGTCGCAACGCGACTCAATCGATCCCAGAGTGAAATTTGAGATCAACATGAATGATGCCGAAAGCTATTTGGACATTTCCTCTAAAGTTATGTAACTCAGAGCTAGTTCACGTTGCACGTTTATCAGGAACAAATGTTCTTAAATTTACAGTCTTCAATCCAATATTACTTCAGTTATTAATTTGGAAGttcttatcatcatcatcatcatcatcatcatcatcatcatagtaCCGCATTAATGCACTGGTGCAGTACAATTTGTCTCTGACTTCTGCTTTGAAAACTGCAAACGGTTTCTATTTTGTTGTAACCTGGTAATTAATGTTATTTGTAAACCTATGCAAGTTGTTGTCTAATGTTGGAGGCATTAGCTGTTATAATTTATTATAAGTAACTCTTtaagcaaatgaaaaatatataatatcgTCATCCCTCAAACCCATAAAAGATCACGTTAATCCTGCTATGTCATAAACAAATATAAGGAACTGGGCTCTGTATCAGTGAAAATGCCTTGAGGCTCTGGGATTTTTTGGAAGGGAGTCAGTGAAGgagatgttttctttctctcattctctctccttttctttcctcataGCACTCATTGCCCTCCCTGCCAAACctctctgtgcctgtctgtgaaTCCAAAGCATTCATCCTACtgcacacctcctcctccccccatcctcctcctcttcctcctctccccacccccccatccaccCCCTTGCTCATAATGCGATCAACAGACCAGGGACAGCTCAGCCAATGAAAAAGTGGGAGTGCCGAACCGAGCGAGCCGATTGGCCGCCTTGGCACTAAGCAGAGTGGAAGAGCCTGAAAACCCAGGGATTAGAGGTGGGTCCTTTATACATGCTGAACTGTGGAGGCCTTGTGGTGTTCTCACCTTaacccaggagatcagcagtggCTCCGGATTAACCCATTTTTCTGTCTCACCCTCAGATGATATAGACCGGCCTGCATCTGCTCCTCCACCATGGTCGTTCCCGGATCCCAGCACATAGAGGACAAAATGTACTTCCCTCCTGCTGACCTGCAGAGGGATGCTCATGTGCCTGATTTCAACTCCTATCTGGCGCTGTACAGAAAGTCTCTGGAGAATCCAGAAGGTAGGTCAAAGACATCTGTATTTTTAGTGCAGCGCTTACAGCGTTTACCTGcatttcaccctctctctctcagcctgtctgtgtgtgtgtgtgtctctctctctctctctctgtttgtctgcctgtctgcacaCCTGTCTGATGTTGTAATAACTGACAAATATCAAACCTTGTGCTCAGCCTTTGACTTGGTGCAGATCTTTTGCATAACTTGTGAAGAATATGTAGGTAGGTCGCAcgcaaaacaataaatgatgctttatttttttggcaCAGGAGAACAACAAGATGCAAACGTTTCACGCTGACTGCCTTCCTCAGTGTGTGATAGGGACATGTTTGTGTCTACTTGTTCTCCTGTGCcaaaaaaaatagaagataaGCATCATTTTTTTGTGTCGACCTACCTATATATTCTTCACCTGATGTTGTAATAACCACATCAGCCTGATATGTGCAACACTGAAATACaaaatatccccccccccccccccccgtctgtTGCAGCTTTCTGGAAAGAGATTGCTGATGAGTTCTTTTGGAAGAAGCCGGCAACGGGACCAGTGCTGCAGTATAATTTTGATGTGACCAAAGGGAGCATTTATGTCAAATGCATGGAAGGGgccaaaaccaacatgtgctACAACGTCCTGGACAGAAACGTGAGGGAGAAGAATCTCGGTGAACAAGTTGCCTTTTACTGGTAAGCAACAGCGTTCGCCCGGGGTAAAAGATGGCTCTCATGTGACATACTGCCTGCAGTTATGTCAGGCATCCCAGTCAATAGCAATGGTTCCCTCTATAGACCCCAGTGCACCAAAACAAACCTCAGTCTGTAAAACACAGTGCTGCTGTTCAGATGGTTCCCTGGTGAAAAAGTCCTGTCAGAATCCAAAGGGACATTTGACAGGATTGGTTCCAAAGTTTTGCCAGAATCCAAACGAACTGTAATGTAGGACCAACACCTTGGAGTCATACTGGGCAGTCCAACAGGATTTAAAGAGTCCTATAAGACTCAAACAGAAGCTTACAGGGTTTTATTGCAGTGCAAAAGCCATGCTTCTATTTGAATCTTCCATGAATCCTCCAATAAGGACCTAATGGATTGTTTTCAAAATAGTGTCAACTTCAATTGGATTTACTGTATTTTGCAACTAAGCTTATAGTAAAGGATTTCCCCATTGAAATCCGTAAAGGACTTTTTAAACCAGGCTTGCTGCTTACAGTAAATCCTCACACTCTTATCATACAAGGCtctattttatgttgttttttttagttgatATATGAGCAAATATTTGCCCTGTCAACTTGAGAAACTTAGCAAACAAGAAGTTGTTGTTCTGCCAGCTCAGCAGTGATGGAGGTTCAGTGATCCTGCATGGGCACTTCAGAGACCAGCCATCACCCACACAGGTTTCTTACAGTGTTTGCATTACACAGAGGCACTTATGTAATAAGTGTTTACCGTGTTTCATCAATATACCAGATGAGGctgcagtcagtctgtctgtcagctgtgttgtGCATTGGTAAATGTTTTCAAAGTTATCAGTGACCAGACAGGTTTTTTACTTGTTAAACACTTTAATGAGTTAAGGTCACACCTTGgccaaatagcatttgcaaGACCTATTGAAATGGGTGGGACTGTCCCACAGGGCAATACCATGAGTGCCAGAAGAATAAGACATCATAAGGAAGTATTAAAGAGTCAATTTTGTATACTTCTTTGTGGTTGGTATCTTACTTGACATTGTCTGAATTGCCCTGACCATTTAGCTCCACCTATCTGGTGCTGCctgcagattaaaacaaacacaaagaattaTTTGCAGCTTCTAGTGTCTTCTAGATAACGCAGGCCAACACCATGAGATCAATTGATGTTTGTTTCCAAAAGGATGTCTAATTACCACCCATGAAGAGAGATGTGAGTGCTCAGCCCTGAGGGCTTTGTTAAGGACACTAATTGTTTTCACACAGCGCTACGGCAACAAAACAAAGTCTAAAGGATAACGCCTCTTCAACAAGGCACACAGTCAGAGAATCTTATCAAACTGCCAATTCAAAGGCAACAACATGAAACAAATCCTGTCTAGGCAAGGTGATTTGAGAAAGAAGTGTGTGGTTGTACTTTTGTTTTGAGTTGTCTGCACGGGCTACATAAGGAATATGTTATAGCATGATTATGTGCTTCCAAATGCAAGTTTTATCAGGCTCCAACGACTGATAAAGGTCTCAATGAAGGTGACCGGATGTCACGGCTGAATGTcaccatttcagtttttttttaatcaataaacattgtttttaatggagagagatagagtggtGCATGTCCATTTTGAGTTTCTTAATATCACAAAGTGTCACTTACAAATGGTCCCAGTTACAAATGAGCTTAACAGCATGTTTTCTGTCTCAGTGGGCGAGGTGATTTTTGCAGAAAATGCTTTTCTCCTCATCTGTTGCCAAGAAACCTTCTGGTCATGCATCTGGGGATTGAATATTAACTCAAAAGATGAGGTAGTACTTTGACATCAGTTTCAGGAGCAAAGAGTTCAGTTTGTAATCTAAAACAACTACTTGAATGCACCCTTATGAATCACTGCAGACAGTAATAACACAATATGCCTGTGAGTTATGTAGCTGTAAGTATCAAACGAAACAAGTGTTATCTTGGCGTCAGGTTTGATATCTGATGGACTGATATCACCTCCATTTTCTGTTGCACCTTGATTGATGAAGTGCACTCACTAGCATCAATAGCTGCTGGATTTAAGATTCTACACTAACCCATTTCATCAGtggtgtcactttatttcatcaTTACTGCTCTGGCGATAAGGTTGATGTCAGGTTGCAGCAGTGTTTTGGCTCCTGTCCCGCACCAGAGGCAGGTTTTGTGCAGGCATGCTGCCATGCTGTCTACTGGCCTGGGCAACATTGTGTCACATAGTTTTTCAAGCCCCATCCTGACAAACATCCAAACCCAATATAGATCCTCCTCCAACGGGAACATGTTATCTCCCCTGTGAACTCACAGGACCTGCTGCACGGCATTTGAGGTGGCAGTGTTGCAGGAAACAATGTTTGTAAGGAGTGGGTTGAGACAGTATTGCCCAATTTCTGATCCACAGGTTTTGATTTGAcctgatttatttattgtgcatatagatagatagatagatagatagatagatagatagataggtagatagatagatagatagatagatagatagatagatagatagatagatagatagacagacagacagacagacagacagacaggtaggtagatagatagatagatagatagatagatagatagatagatagatagatagatagatagatagatagatagataagtaAATAAACCCAATGTTTAGACAACAATATTCAGTAAGTCCTAAAATTAGGGAGTAACATGCACAGGAACACCTAAAAGCTTTcaataatattttcaaaatatctTTCAATTTATCGCCTGAGTTGTATGCAAGAcctaaaagggaaaaaaaaaatcacttctctACTCACTTCTGGATGTGTTTCTCTTGTCTTATGACGGGTTTATTGTCTTCCAGGGAGGGGAACTCACCTGACCACCACATGGTTATCACCTACCGCCAGCTGCTGAACCAGGTCTGCCGCTGTG
Protein-coding sequences here:
- the ndufv2 gene encoding NADH dehydrogenase [ubiquinone] flavoprotein 2, mitochondrial; translated protein: MFLSAAIRSAVSQTARQVRSLHRSAARAGAGGIFVHRDTPDNNPDTPFEFTEENKKRIEAIISMYPVGHKQAATIPVLDLAQRQHGWLPISVMNKVAEVLEVAPMRVYEVATFYTMFLRQPVGKYFIQICTTTPCMLCNSDSILETIQNKLGIKVGETTPDKMFTLIEVECLGACVNAPMVQINDNYYEDLSPKDMEDIIDELKAGRVPPPGPRNGRFSCEPAGGLTSLTEPPTGPGFGVRPDL